In the Candidatus Palauibacter polyketidifaciens genome, one interval contains:
- a CDS encoding DUF5916 domain-containing protein, with amino-acid sequence MPLCLLAASGVSAQTGSPDEVDAAAFRSPVPIPISRLSGEIEVDGVVDEPAWSAVEPLPMFMWAPDHGGEMTERTEVRIAHDDEFLYLSGRMYDSNPGGIRANTFYRDAFSGDDLLSFVVDSYNDYETGLWFGTTPAGVRQDRSLSNDGDFSGDVMPFNADWNAHWQVVTSTDDEGWSAEYRIPFSTLGFQAQGDEVTMGIIVYRFIARKNERHVFPFIGREWGQGGFLKPSQGQRMTLRGVRPTTPAYVTPYLLGGLSRTPLLREPSDAASFWGTERDQVAEPGLDLKYSPSSNLAIDLTVNTDFAQVEADDQQVNLTRFSLFFPEKRQFFQERSSTFDFGTGGFTDRVFFSRRIGLQGGELVRIYGGARLVGRLAGLDFGILNMQTAPAAGRSGENMGVMRLKQQVLNPYSFVGGILTTRYGSNGQNNVAYGLDSQLRLFGDEYLTVTWAQTQDEVVRERNALDASLVRARWERRTDRGVWYNLYYRRVGPDYLPRLGFQLRNNFTLFGGQLAHTWLRGADATLNAITLHVTGENYQRNVDLTVESRSIRPSVSLDFKSTANITAYANVQLEDLRTPFGIGDVSLPSGEYSFTEAGIDWMLPRTTIFRGEIRTTAGSFYDGRRVGLIFNPTWTVSRYLEVVGGYEVNRIEFPDRGEATTTHLGRLRLNFALNTHLSFSAFAQYNNLDDRTSINARFRYHFREGTDLWIVYNEGFNLERDRGFDPRLPWSAGRNIMIKYSHTFIW; translated from the coding sequence GTGCCCCTCTGCCTCCTCGCGGCGTCGGGGGTCTCCGCGCAGACCGGAAGCCCGGACGAGGTCGATGCGGCGGCGTTCCGGTCGCCGGTCCCGATTCCCATCTCGCGGCTCAGCGGGGAGATAGAAGTCGACGGCGTCGTCGACGAGCCGGCATGGAGCGCGGTCGAGCCGCTCCCGATGTTCATGTGGGCCCCCGATCACGGCGGCGAGATGACGGAGCGGACGGAGGTCCGGATCGCGCACGACGACGAGTTCCTCTACCTCTCCGGACGGATGTACGACTCGAACCCCGGCGGCATCCGCGCGAACACCTTCTACCGGGATGCGTTCAGCGGCGACGACCTTCTCTCCTTCGTGGTCGACAGCTACAACGACTACGAGACCGGATTGTGGTTCGGGACCACGCCCGCCGGCGTCCGCCAGGATCGCTCGCTCTCCAACGACGGCGACTTCTCCGGCGATGTGATGCCGTTCAACGCGGACTGGAACGCTCATTGGCAGGTTGTCACCTCGACAGACGACGAGGGGTGGTCCGCGGAGTACCGGATCCCGTTCTCCACGCTTGGATTCCAGGCGCAGGGAGACGAAGTGACGATGGGGATCATCGTCTACCGCTTCATCGCCCGGAAGAACGAGCGCCACGTCTTCCCGTTCATTGGCCGCGAATGGGGGCAGGGGGGCTTCCTTAAGCCCTCCCAGGGCCAGCGGATGACGCTGCGCGGGGTGCGGCCGACGACGCCGGCCTACGTCACCCCGTACCTGCTCGGAGGCCTGAGCCGGACCCCGCTCCTCCGGGAGCCGTCCGACGCGGCCTCCTTCTGGGGGACGGAGCGCGACCAGGTCGCGGAGCCGGGACTCGACCTCAAGTACTCCCCCTCCTCGAACCTGGCGATCGATCTCACCGTCAACACCGACTTCGCGCAGGTCGAGGCGGACGACCAGCAGGTGAACCTCACCCGGTTCTCGCTCTTCTTTCCCGAGAAACGGCAGTTCTTCCAGGAGCGCTCTTCGACCTTCGACTTCGGGACGGGAGGGTTCACCGACCGCGTGTTTTTCAGTCGCCGCATTGGACTCCAGGGGGGCGAACTCGTTCGCATCTACGGCGGGGCGAGGCTGGTCGGCCGGCTCGCCGGCCTGGACTTCGGGATCCTCAACATGCAGACGGCGCCGGCCGCGGGCCGATCGGGCGAGAACATGGGGGTCATGCGCCTCAAGCAGCAGGTGCTCAATCCGTATTCGTTCGTAGGGGGGATCCTCACGACCCGCTACGGCTCGAACGGCCAGAACAACGTGGCCTATGGCCTGGACTCGCAGCTACGCCTGTTCGGAGACGAGTACCTCACGGTCACCTGGGCGCAAACGCAGGACGAGGTGGTCAGGGAACGCAACGCACTCGACGCGAGCCTCGTGCGGGCGCGCTGGGAGCGGCGGACGGACCGTGGGGTCTGGTACAACCTCTACTATCGGCGCGTGGGCCCGGACTACCTGCCGCGCCTCGGCTTTCAACTGCGGAACAACTTCACGCTGTTCGGCGGCCAGTTGGCCCACACCTGGCTGAGAGGGGCCGACGCGACGCTGAACGCGATCACGCTGCACGTGACGGGCGAGAACTATCAGCGCAACGTGGACCTCACGGTCGAATCCCGCTCGATCCGCCCCTCCGTGTCGCTCGACTTCAAGTCGACCGCGAACATCACCGCCTACGCGAACGTGCAGCTCGAGGACCTCCGGACCCCGTTCGGGATCGGGGATGTGTCGCTTCCGTCCGGCGAATACAGCTTCACGGAGGCCGGCATCGACTGGATGCTGCCGCGCACGACGATCTTCCGCGGCGAGATCAGGACGACGGCGGGGAGCTTCTACGATGGGCGGCGCGTGGGACTCATCTTCAACCCCACCTGGACCGTCTCCCGCTACCTGGAGGTCGTCGGCGGCTACGAGGTGAACCGGATCGAGTTTCCCGACCGGGGCGAGGCGACGACGACGCACCTCGGCCGGCTGCGGCTGAACTTCGCCCTGAACACGCACCTCTCGTTCAGCGCCTTCGCGCAGTACAACAATCTCGACGACCGGACGAGCATCAACGCGCGCTTCCGTTACCACTTCAGGGAGGGCACGGACCTCTGGATTGTGTATAATGAAGGGTTCAACCTGGAACGGGACCGGGGATTCGATCCGAGGCTGCCGTGGTCGGCGGGACGAAACATCATGATCAAGTACTCGCACACGTTCATATGGTGA
- a CDS encoding lysylphosphatidylglycerol synthase domain-containing protein, which produces MTADRAGAAPGRRWVALGSAVFLLAALATVSLALSGRWAAWEDLRASGLSAWHVRPPWLAVAVGCEAAALCASGVVWAWLFRAAGGRAGVPEATAAWLGSNLGRYIPGKIWQVTGLVAYVRGRGDSGATAFATLIAFQSAILVTGIALAVALLGTRAFEGVGRWPLVAGGIVLAAALTPPVLRFVIRLGRRLLRETKEHGDAEPDGKMLCRAVVGSLLIWPLHGLGFLALLEGLVLENAVGFGAALGVFAGSYVVGYLALVAPGGLVVREGAIVGLLAATTAIPAGPAAALALAARLWTTAAELVSFGLALALLRSAGGTRNEDPWMRDPPEGR; this is translated from the coding sequence GTGACCGCGGACCGCGCTGGCGCCGCGCCGGGTCGCCGGTGGGTCGCGCTTGGGAGTGCCGTCTTTCTCCTCGCCGCCCTGGCCACGGTCAGCCTGGCGCTGTCGGGCAGGTGGGCGGCGTGGGAGGATCTCCGGGCCTCGGGCCTCTCCGCCTGGCACGTGCGGCCCCCTTGGCTGGCCGTGGCGGTTGGATGCGAGGCCGCTGCCCTCTGTGCGAGCGGGGTGGTCTGGGCGTGGCTGTTCCGGGCCGCGGGCGGCAGGGCAGGGGTTCCGGAAGCCACCGCGGCGTGGCTCGGTTCCAATCTCGGCCGCTACATCCCGGGAAAGATCTGGCAGGTCACCGGGTTGGTGGCCTACGTGCGGGGTCGAGGCGATTCCGGTGCGACGGCCTTTGCCACGCTGATCGCCTTCCAGTCCGCGATTCTCGTCACGGGCATCGCGCTGGCCGTCGCGTTGCTCGGCACCCGGGCGTTCGAGGGCGTGGGCCGCTGGCCGCTGGTCGCGGGCGGCATCGTCCTCGCCGCCGCGCTCACGCCGCCCGTGCTCCGCTTCGTCATACGGCTGGGGCGTCGCCTGCTACGCGAGACGAAGGAGCATGGCGATGCCGAACCGGATGGGAAAATGCTGTGCCGCGCCGTCGTCGGAAGCCTCCTGATCTGGCCCCTCCACGGACTCGGATTCCTGGCGTTGCTCGAAGGTCTGGTCCTCGAAAACGCCGTCGGCTTCGGGGCCGCGCTCGGCGTCTTCGCGGGATCCTACGTGGTGGGCTACCTGGCTCTGGTGGCGCCCGGAGGGCTGGTCGTCCGCGAGGGCGCGATCGTCGGCCTCCTGGCCGCGACGACTGCCATTCCGGCAGGGCCCGCCGCGGCGCTTGCGCTGGCGGCCCGCCTCTGGACGACCGCCGCGGAGTTGGTGTCCTTCGGTCTGGCCCTCGCCCTCCTGCGCTCCGCGGGAGGCACACGAAATGAGGATCCCTGGATGCGGGATCCGCCCGAGGGTCGATAG
- a CDS encoding class I SAM-dependent methyltransferase, which produces MTSLSSQTDLVERDYYEDFLASREYRESRLRKAAVLDRIVGDRIRAGGTIGDVGSGTGLLKRELEKLSGQPIIGFEVDPRVVIERGRTCVADGTRLPTSDACFDFLIVNHLYEHVADPRRLFAEVSRVLKPGGSAYVSAGSRWAVLEPHYRLPFLSWLPRGMADRYVRWTGRARDYRGIRFLGYRSLQRAMAVPDLLSADMTEHAIRSVLSGGGGGTWRSVWRILSVLPAGLRRRILRCGPQWFFLLTRRDR; this is translated from the coding sequence ATGACCAGCTTGTCATCGCAGACCGACCTCGTCGAGCGCGACTACTACGAGGACTTCCTGGCGAGCCGCGAGTACAGGGAGAGCCGGCTCCGCAAGGCGGCGGTCCTCGACAGGATCGTGGGAGACAGGATCCGCGCGGGGGGCACGATCGGCGATGTCGGGAGCGGCACGGGTCTCCTCAAGCGCGAACTCGAGAAGCTCAGCGGGCAACCGATTATCGGTTTCGAGGTGGATCCGCGGGTCGTCATCGAACGCGGCCGCACCTGCGTGGCCGATGGGACCCGGCTCCCGACCTCCGACGCGTGCTTCGACTTCCTCATCGTGAACCACCTCTATGAACACGTCGCCGACCCGAGAAGGCTGTTCGCGGAGGTTTCCCGGGTGCTCAAACCCGGCGGTTCCGCCTACGTCAGCGCCGGAAGCCGTTGGGCTGTCCTCGAGCCGCACTACCGGCTGCCCTTTCTCAGTTGGCTGCCCCGGGGGATGGCCGACCGCTACGTTCGCTGGACGGGGCGCGCAAGGGACTACCGCGGAATCCGGTTCCTGGGATACCGTTCGCTGCAGCGCGCGATGGCTGTCCCCGATCTGCTGAGCGCGGACATGACGGAACACGCGATACGATCCGTGCTGAGCGGAGGCGGGGGAGGGACGTGGCGGTCGGTGTGGCGGATCCTCTCCGTGCTCCCCGCCGGGCTGCGGCGCCGGATCCTGCGCTGCGGACCGCAGTGGTTCTTTCTCCTCACGCGGCGGGATCGGTGA
- a CDS encoding DUF5916 domain-containing protein: MTSLRMPRGRAGRAGRLARAVFGGAVAAVCAVPGLAAQAGGAEAVDVEALRPGAPVPITRIAEAIEVDGIVNEPVWDSIDPVPLFIMSPTHGGEQTERTEIRLAHDDRYLYVSGRMYDSNPEGIRVNTFYRDIYSGDDLLSFVVDSYNDYETALWFGVNPAGVRYDRSVSNDAEFTGDLPPFNQDWNAHWDVVTMRNGEGWFAEFRIPFSTLGFQAQGDEVTMGITTYRYISRKNERQVYPPIGREWGRLAFMKPSQTQRMTLREVRPTSPVHVTPYVLGGLRQTPILREPADAAAYWASERNRTAEPGADLKYSPSSNLAIDVTVNTDFAQVEADDQQINLTRFSLFFPEKRQFFQERSSTFDFGTGGFTDRVFFSRRVGLEGGELVRIYGGARVVGRLGGLDYGLLNMQTAPTGSRSGENVGVMRVKQRVFNPYSFLGGIVATRIGANGEDNVAYGVDAQIRPLGNEWVTLTWAQTFDEAVNERNPLDAGLFRARWERRTDRGLSYNLYYRRVGPDYTPRLGFQLRRDFTLFGGEVGHTWLQGPSASLNTVTLAVLGENYYRNADITPESRSIRPEVEFAFKSGSSITVYSNTQFEDIQVPFRITGLSIPTGGYWFQEAGIDWMLPRAAIFRGDIRASVGRFYDGRRVGLIFNPTWSASRYLELGGGYEINRIEFPDRGEARTTQLGRVKLSFALNRSISLSTFAQYNNLDKRTSINARFRYHFREGTDLWVVYNEGLNFERDRGFEPRLPWSAGRNIMVKYSHTFSW; this comes from the coding sequence ATGACGTCGCTGCGCATGCCGCGTGGGCGGGCGGGGCGTGCCGGCCGGCTCGCGCGGGCCGTGTTCGGCGGTGCGGTGGCGGCGGTGTGCGCGGTCCCGGGGCTCGCGGCCCAGGCCGGCGGCGCGGAGGCCGTGGACGTGGAGGCGCTCCGGCCCGGCGCCCCGGTACCCATCACCCGCATCGCCGAAGCGATCGAGGTGGACGGGATCGTGAACGAGCCCGTGTGGGACTCGATCGACCCGGTCCCGCTCTTCATCATGTCGCCCACCCACGGCGGGGAGCAGACCGAGCGCACCGAGATTCGTCTCGCGCACGATGACCGGTACCTCTACGTGTCCGGGCGAATGTACGACTCGAACCCGGAGGGGATCCGGGTCAACACGTTCTACCGCGACATCTACAGCGGAGACGACCTGTTGTCGTTCGTGGTCGACAGCTACAACGACTACGAGACCGCCCTCTGGTTCGGCGTCAACCCTGCGGGCGTCCGTTACGACCGCTCCGTCTCCAACGACGCCGAGTTCACGGGCGACCTCCCTCCGTTCAACCAGGACTGGAACGCGCACTGGGACGTCGTCACGATGCGAAACGGCGAGGGATGGTTCGCGGAGTTTCGTATTCCGTTCTCGACCCTGGGCTTCCAGGCGCAGGGCGATGAAGTGACGATGGGCATCACCACCTATCGCTACATCAGCCGGAAGAACGAGCGCCAGGTGTACCCGCCGATCGGACGGGAATGGGGCCGGCTGGCGTTCATGAAGCCGTCGCAGACGCAGCGGATGACGTTGCGGGAGGTGCGTCCCACATCGCCGGTCCACGTGACGCCGTACGTGCTGGGAGGCCTCCGGCAGACGCCCATCCTGCGCGAGCCGGCGGACGCGGCGGCCTACTGGGCGTCGGAACGGAATCGGACGGCGGAACCCGGGGCCGATCTCAAGTATTCGCCTTCATCCAACCTGGCCATCGACGTGACGGTCAACACGGACTTCGCGCAGGTGGAGGCGGACGACCAGCAGATCAACCTCACCCGGTTCTCACTCTTCTTCCCGGAGAAACGCCAGTTCTTCCAGGAACGGTCCTCGACGTTCGATTTCGGAACCGGCGGCTTCACCGACCGCGTGTTCTTCAGCCGCAGGGTCGGTCTCGAGGGCGGGGAACTCGTTCGGATCTACGGGGGCGCCCGCGTCGTCGGCCGCCTCGGAGGGCTGGACTACGGTCTTCTGAACATGCAGACGGCTCCCACCGGCAGCCGCTCGGGCGAGAACGTGGGTGTGATGCGGGTGAAGCAGCGGGTCTTCAATCCGTATTCGTTCCTGGGGGGGATCGTCGCGACGCGCATTGGGGCGAACGGGGAGGACAACGTCGCGTACGGCGTGGATGCGCAGATCCGTCCCCTCGGCAACGAGTGGGTGACGCTGACGTGGGCGCAAACCTTCGACGAAGCGGTGAACGAGAGGAATCCGCTCGACGCGGGCCTGTTCCGCGCCCGCTGGGAACGGCGGACGGACCGCGGCCTGTCGTACAACCTCTATTACCGGCGGGTCGGGCCGGACTACACGCCGCGGCTCGGCTTCCAGTTGCGCAGAGACTTCACGCTTTTCGGCGGCGAGGTCGGGCACACCTGGCTCCAGGGGCCGAGCGCTTCGCTGAACACGGTCACCCTCGCGGTGCTGGGCGAGAACTACTATCGCAACGCGGACATCACGCCGGAGTCGAGATCGATCCGCCCGGAAGTGGAGTTCGCTTTCAAGTCGGGTTCGAGCATCACGGTCTATTCGAACACGCAGTTCGAGGACATCCAGGTCCCGTTCCGCATCACCGGCCTGTCGATTCCGACTGGCGGATACTGGTTCCAGGAGGCGGGCATCGACTGGATGCTGCCCCGAGCCGCGATCTTCCGGGGCGATATCCGGGCGAGCGTGGGGCGCTTCTACGACGGGCGGCGCGTCGGACTGATCTTCAACCCGACCTGGAGCGCGTCCCGATACCTGGAGTTGGGCGGCGGGTACGAAATCAACCGGATCGAATTTCCCGACCGGGGCGAGGCCCGCACGACCCAACTCGGGCGCGTGAAGCTTTCTTTCGCCCTGAATCGGAGCATCTCGCTGAGCACGTTCGCGCAGTACAACAACCTCGACAAGCGGACGAGCATCAACGCCCGCTTTCGCTACCACTTCAGGGAAGGCACGGATCTCTGGGTCGTGTACAACGAGGGGCTGAACTTCGAACGAGACCGGGGGTTCGAGCCGAGGCTCCCGTGGTCCGCCGGCCGGAATATCATGGTCAAGTACTCGCACACCTTCAGCTGGTAG
- a CDS encoding ion transporter — translation MAKNRTMSYFPSRRDPPRPAIDYEAHPVFSQRPRWRCEAHRIIFGNLTPAGRLFDVVLIGVILASVVVVMLESVQNFDVRARGLLWTLEWVFTALFTVEYVLRLISAERASGYARSFFGIVDLLAVLPNFVGLLIPGGQALAVIRVLRVLRVFRVLKLAQFVGGERLLINALRSSSYKIAVFIVAVLVVVTLVGAAMYVIEGADAGFDSIPRGVYWAIVTVTTVGFGDITPQTTVGQMLAALLMILGYGVIAVPTGIVTAELAGREFKVRSARATMDRLCLRCASPGHDEDASHCKHCGSELLE, via the coding sequence ATGGCGAAGAACCGGACGATGTCGTACTTCCCATCCCGGCGAGACCCCCCGCGCCCGGCGATCGACTACGAGGCGCATCCGGTCTTCTCGCAGCGGCCGCGGTGGAGGTGCGAGGCCCACCGCATCATCTTCGGCAACCTGACCCCCGCCGGCCGGCTCTTCGACGTCGTCCTCATCGGCGTCATCCTCGCCAGCGTCGTCGTCGTGATGCTGGAGAGCGTGCAGAATTTCGACGTCCGCGCGCGAGGTCTGCTGTGGACGCTCGAATGGGTGTTCACGGCGCTGTTCACGGTCGAGTACGTGCTCCGCCTCATCTCCGCGGAACGGGCCAGCGGATACGCCCGTTCCTTCTTCGGGATTGTCGATCTCCTCGCCGTCCTGCCGAACTTCGTGGGGTTGCTGATCCCGGGAGGACAGGCGCTCGCCGTCATCCGCGTGTTGCGGGTGCTGCGGGTGTTCCGGGTGCTGAAGCTCGCCCAGTTCGTGGGGGGCGAGCGACTGCTGATCAACGCCCTGCGCTCAAGTTCCTACAAGATCGCCGTCTTCATCGTGGCTGTGCTCGTCGTCGTGACGCTCGTGGGCGCCGCGATGTACGTGATCGAGGGAGCGGACGCGGGCTTCGACAGCATCCCCCGCGGGGTCTACTGGGCCATCGTGACTGTGACGACGGTGGGGTTCGGCGACATCACGCCCCAGACCACGGTGGGGCAGATGCTTGCCGCGCTCCTCATGATCCTGGGGTACGGCGTGATCGCCGTCCCGACGGGGATCGTGACGGCCGAGCTCGCAGGCCGTGAATTCAAGGTGCGCTCCGCTCGCGCCACCATGGACCGGTTGTGCCTGCGTTGCGCCTCGCCCGGCCATGACGAGGATGCCAGCCACTGCAAGCACTGCGGTTCCGAACTGCTGGAATGA
- a CDS encoding polyprenol monophosphomannose synthase — translation MNPERPIAPLADSGRGRSPASAPADGGRGLVILPTYNEVDSIAGIVERVLAQDSRLSVLVVDDASPDGTGALVDSLAAAEPRVNVLHREGKLGLGTAYIAGFRWALKRDFEWIFEMDADGSHDARYISDMIAAADRFDVVVGSRYTAGVNVINWPMSRLLLSYYANKYARIATGLRLADSTSGFKCFARRVLETIDLDRVGSTGYTFQIEMNFRAWKKGFRVGEVPIVFTDRRVGQSKMSGAIVREAVWRVWALRLRSLIGRL, via the coding sequence ATGAACCCCGAACGACCCATCGCCCCGCTCGCCGATTCCGGCCGCGGCCGCAGTCCCGCTTCCGCTCCCGCAGACGGTGGGCGCGGCCTGGTCATCCTGCCTACGTACAACGAGGTCGATTCGATCGCCGGGATCGTCGAGCGCGTTCTCGCGCAGGACTCCCGGCTCTCGGTCCTCGTCGTCGATGACGCATCTCCCGATGGCACGGGCGCTCTCGTCGACTCGCTCGCCGCGGCGGAGCCGCGCGTGAACGTGCTGCACAGGGAAGGGAAGTTGGGGCTCGGGACCGCCTACATCGCGGGGTTCCGCTGGGCGCTCAAGCGGGATTTCGAGTGGATCTTCGAGATGGACGCCGACGGATCGCACGACGCGCGATATATTTCCGACATGATCGCCGCGGCCGACCGCTTCGATGTCGTCGTCGGATCCCGTTATACTGCCGGGGTGAACGTCATCAACTGGCCCATGTCGCGCCTGCTCCTCAGCTACTACGCGAACAAGTACGCGCGCATCGCCACGGGCCTGCGCCTCGCCGATTCCACGAGCGGCTTCAAGTGCTTCGCGCGCCGCGTGTTGGAGACGATCGACCTCGACCGCGTGGGGTCGACCGGGTACACATTCCAGATCGAAATGAACTTCCGCGCATGGAAGAAGGGGTTCCGCGTCGGGGAAGTCCCCATCGTGTTCACCGACCGTCGCGTCGGGCAGAGCAAGATGTCGGGGGCCATCGTGCGTGAGGCGGTGTGGCGGGTGTGGGCGCTGCGTCTGCGGTCCCTCATCGGGAGGCTGTGA
- a CDS encoding DUF5916 domain-containing protein, with translation MVTLRTTLWLCATLAAVAPGAAAAQDGGRGKPSVPLHRLTGNGHIQLDGFVDEPAWADIDPVPLVMYSPTYGGTLTEETEIRIAYDDGYLYVSGRLFDSDLGGIRANSFVRDGFSGDDQFSVVIDSYNDHETAVAFVVNPNGARSDRAVWGDAEWTAGTRPFNSDWNAHWDAAVQRTNDGWSAEMRIPFSTLGFQNAGGEVTMGLSVYRSISRKNERHVYPDISPEYGFFGFGKPSLAQRVTLRDVNRANPIYVTPYLLGGMTQIPTLREPPDVQAAYWATTDDPTGEPGLDFRYSPSSNLSIDLTANTDFAQVEADDQQINLTRFPLFFPEKRQFFQERSATFDFATGGVTDRVFFSRRIGLDQGELVRIYGGARVVGRAGGLDFGMLNMQTAPRAGRPGENMGVLRLKQQIFNQNSSVGGIVTTRVDAYGKTNVAYGADSEVRVFGDEYLTLRWAQSFDDDVAERNPLDAGTFFAQYERRRQEGLNYSAQYRRVGPDYLPRLGFQLRNDFTLFGGSSEYSWFLGADSQLRAVTVGGTTEHYYRNSDLTPESRSYAPMLRIALKSGTFMTLTSRSSFESIRDPFRVASLRINPGEYWFHEADMSLRLSRGGLVRGELGGSAGSFYDGRRVGLRMSPALNVSRHVEIRPGYDLNRFELRGGDYLTTHLAKLGVDFSLDTHLSLSVLAQYNSAADQALVNARFRYHFREGVDLWVVYNEGYYTDRVNGRANNRDPMLPFSSGRALMVKYSHTLAF, from the coding sequence ATGGTGACTCTGCGCACGACCCTGTGGCTGTGCGCGACGCTCGCGGCGGTGGCGCCCGGGGCCGCGGCCGCGCAGGACGGCGGGCGAGGGAAGCCCTCCGTGCCCCTCCATCGCCTGACGGGCAACGGTCACATCCAGCTCGACGGCTTCGTCGACGAGCCGGCGTGGGCGGACATCGATCCGGTTCCGCTCGTGATGTACTCGCCCACATACGGCGGAACCCTCACCGAAGAGACGGAGATCCGGATCGCCTACGATGACGGATACCTCTACGTCTCGGGGCGGCTGTTCGATTCCGACCTCGGCGGGATCCGGGCGAACAGCTTCGTCCGCGACGGGTTCAGCGGCGACGACCAGTTCTCGGTTGTGATCGACAGCTACAACGACCACGAGACGGCGGTGGCCTTCGTGGTGAACCCCAACGGCGCGCGATCCGATCGTGCGGTTTGGGGCGACGCCGAGTGGACCGCGGGCACGCGACCCTTCAACAGCGACTGGAACGCGCACTGGGATGCCGCCGTCCAGCGGACGAACGACGGGTGGTCCGCGGAGATGCGGATCCCGTTCTCCACGCTGGGGTTCCAGAACGCCGGCGGGGAAGTGACGATGGGACTCTCCGTCTACCGCTCGATTTCGCGGAAGAACGAGCGCCACGTCTATCCCGACATCTCTCCCGAGTACGGGTTCTTCGGCTTCGGCAAGCCATCGCTGGCGCAGCGGGTCACCCTGAGGGACGTGAATCGGGCGAATCCGATCTACGTGACGCCGTACCTCCTCGGCGGCATGACTCAGATCCCGACCCTGCGCGAACCGCCGGACGTGCAGGCGGCGTACTGGGCGACGACGGACGACCCCACCGGGGAGCCCGGCCTCGACTTCAGATATTCGCCGTCGTCGAACCTGTCGATCGATCTCACCGCCAATACGGACTTCGCCCAGGTGGAGGCGGACGACCAGCAGATCAACCTCACGCGGTTCCCCCTCTTCTTCCCGGAAAAGCGGCAGTTCTTCCAGGAACGCTCGGCGACCTTCGACTTCGCGACCGGCGGGGTCACGGACCGGGTCTTCTTCAGCCGCCGGATCGGGCTCGACCAGGGCGAACTGGTGCGCATCTACGGGGGGGCGCGCGTGGTGGGGCGGGCCGGCGGGCTTGATTTCGGGATGCTGAACATGCAGACGGCCCCGCGCGCGGGACGGCCGGGGGAGAACATGGGTGTGCTGCGGCTCAAGCAGCAGATCTTCAATCAGAACTCCTCCGTCGGCGGGATCGTCACGACGCGCGTCGATGCGTACGGCAAGACGAACGTGGCCTACGGCGCGGACAGCGAGGTGCGGGTGTTCGGGGACGAGTACCTGACGCTGCGGTGGGCCCAGTCGTTCGACGACGACGTGGCCGAGCGGAATCCGCTCGACGCCGGCACCTTCTTCGCGCAGTACGAGCGACGGAGGCAGGAGGGGTTGAACTACAGCGCGCAGTACCGGCGGGTGGGGCCGGATTACCTGCCGCGGCTCGGCTTCCAGCTTCGGAACGACTTCACCCTGTTCGGTGGGTCGAGCGAATACTCCTGGTTCCTCGGCGCGGATTCCCAGTTGCGTGCCGTGACGGTCGGGGGCACCACGGAACACTACTACCGGAACTCGGATCTCACGCCGGAGTCACGCAGCTACGCCCCCATGCTGCGGATCGCGCTGAAGTCGGGCACCTTCATGACCCTCACCTCGCGATCGAGCTTCGAGAGCATCCGTGACCCGTTCCGGGTCGCGAGCCTCCGGATCAACCCCGGGGAATACTGGTTCCACGAAGCCGACATGTCGCTGCGGCTTTCGCGCGGCGGTCTCGTGCGCGGGGAACTCGGGGGTTCGGCCGGCAGCTTCTATGACGGCCGCAGGGTGGGCCTTCGAATGAGTCCGGCGCTGAACGTCTCCCGGCACGTCGAGATCCGGCCCGGGTACGACCTCAACCGGTTCGAACTCCGGGGGGGCGACTACCTGACCACGCACCTCGCCAAGCTGGGCGTCGATTTCTCGCTGGACACGCACCTCTCTCTGAGCGTGCTCGCCCAGTACAACTCGGCAGCGGACCAGGCGCTCGTGAACGCCCGCTTCCGGTATCACTTCCGCGAGGGAGTGGACCTGTGGGTCGTCTACAACGAGGGCTACTACACGGACCGCGTGAACGGCCGGGCGAACAACCGCGATCCCATGCTCCCGTTCTCGTCCGGCAGGGCGCTGATGGTGAAGTACTCCCACACGCTCGCCTTCTGA